Proteins co-encoded in one Neofelis nebulosa isolate mNeoNeb1 chromosome 2, mNeoNeb1.pri, whole genome shotgun sequence genomic window:
- the HOXD12 gene encoding homeobox protein Hox-D12, whose translation MCERSLYRAGYVGSLLNLQSPDSFYFSNLRPNGGQLAALPPISYPRGALPWATTPASCAPAQPAGATAFGSFSQPYLAGSGPLGLQPLGAKDGPEEQAKFYTPDVAAGPEDRGRVRPPFVPDSSLAPAAAALKAAKYDYAGVGRAAAGSAALLEGTPCAAGFKDDTKGPLNLNMTVQAAGVASCLRPSLPDGLPWGAAPGRTRKKRKPYTKQQIAELENEFLLNEFINRQKRKELSNRLNLSDQQVKIWFQNRRMKKKRVVLREQALALY comes from the exons ATGTGTGAGCGCAGTCTCTACAGAGCGGGCTATGTGGGCTCGCTTCTGAATCTGCAGTCGCCTGACTCCTTCTACTTCTCCAACCTGCGGCCGAATGGCGGCCAGTTGGCCGCGCTCCCCCCCATCTCATACCCGCGAGGGGCGCTGCCCTGGGCTACCACGCCCGCGTCCTGCGCCCCAGCGCAGCCTGCCGGTGCCACCGCTTTCGGCAGCTTCTCGCAGCCCTACCTGGCCGGTTCCGGGCCGCTTGGTCTACAGCCCCTGGGCGCCAAGGATGGACCCGAAGAGCAGGCCAAGTTTTATACGCCCGATGTGGCCGCTGGGCCGGAGGACCGTGGCCGTGTGCGGCCGCCCTTCGTCCCCGACTCTAGCCTGGCCCCCGCGGCCGCTGCTCTCAAAGCGGCCAAGTACGACTACGCGGGTGTGGGCCGTGCGGCAGCGGGCTCTGCAGCCCTGCTCGAGGGGACCCCCTGCGCTGCCGGCTTCAAGGACGACACCAAGGGCCCGCTCAACTTGAACATGACAGTGCAGGCGGCGGGCGTCGCCTCTTGCCTGCGACCTTCGCTGCCCGACG GCCTGCCGTGGGGGGCGGCCCCAGGGAGGACCCGCAAGAAGCGGAAACCCTACACCAAGCAGCAGATTGCGGAGCTGGAGAACGAATTCCTCCTCAACGAATTCATCAACCGCCAGAAGCGCAAGGAATTGTCCAACAGGCTGAACCTCAGCGACCAGCAGGTCAAAATCTGGTTCCAGAACCGGCGTATGAAAAAGAAGCGCGTGGTCCTGCGCGAGCAGGCGCTGGCGCTATACTAG
- the HOXD13 gene encoding homeobox protein Hox-D13: protein MSRAGSWDMDGLRADGGAAGAAPASSSSSSVAAAAAPGQCRGFLSAPVFAGTHSGRAAAAAAAAAAAAAASGFAYPGTSERAGSASSSSSSAVVAARPEAPSAKECPAPGAAAAAPPGAPALGYGYHFGNGYYSCRMSHGVGLQQNALKSSPHASLGGFPVEKYMDVSGLASSSVPANEVPARAKEVSFYQGYTSPYQHVPGYIDMVSTFGSGEPRHEAYISMEGYQSWTLANGWNSQVYCAKDQTQGSHFWKSSFPGDVALNQPDMCVYRRGRKKRVPYTKLQLKELENEYAINKFINKDKRRRISAATNLSERQVTIWFQNRRVKDKKIVSKLKDTVS, encoded by the exons atGAGCCGCGCCGGGAGCTGGGACATGGACGGGCTGCGGGCGGACGGCGGGGCCGCCGGGGcggccccagcctcctcctcctcctcctccgtggcggcggcggcggcccccgGCCAGTGTCGCGGCTTCCTCTCGGCGCCAGTGTTCGCCGGGACACACTCCGGGCgtgcggcggcggcagcggcggcggcggcggcggcggcggcggcctcgGGCTTCGCATACCCGGGGACCTCGGAGCGTGCGGGCTCCGCCTCGTCGTCGTCATCTTCGGCTGTGGTCGCAGCGCGTCCAGAGGCTCCCTCCGCCAAAGAGTGTCCCGCGCCCGGCGCGGCCGCTGCAGCGCCTCCGGGCGCCCCAGCTCTGGGCTACGGCTACCACTTCGGCAACGGCTACTACAGTTGCCGCATGTCGCACGGCGTGGGCTTACAGCAAAACGCTCTCAAGTCGTCGCCGCACGCCTCGCTGGGAGGCTTCCCGGTGGAGAAGTACATGGACGTGTCGGGCCTGGCAAGCAGCAGCGTACCGGCCAACGAGGTGCCCGCAAGAGCCAAGGAGGTGTCCTTCTACCAGGGCTACACGAGTCCCTACCAGCACGTGCCTGGCTACATCGACATGGTGTCCACCTTCGGTTCCGGGGAGCCTCGGCACGAGGCGTACATCTCCATGGAGGGCTACCAGTCCTGGACGCTGGCCAACGGGTGGAACAGCCAGGTGTACTGTGCCAAGGACCAGACACAGGGCTCCCATTTTTGGAAATCCTCCTTTCCAG ggGATGTGGCTCTAAATCAGCCAGACATGTGTGTCTACCGtcgggggaggaagaagagggtgcCCTACACCAAACTGCAGCTCAAAGAACTGGAGAACGAGTATGCCATTAACAAGTTCATTAACAAGGACAAGCGGCGGCGGATCTCAGCCGCCACGAACCTATCCGAGAGACAAGTGACCATTTGGTTTCAGAACCGAAGAGTGAAAGACAAGAAAATCGTCTCCAAGCTCAAAGACACTGTCTCCTGA